From Enterococcus mediterraneensis, the proteins below share one genomic window:
- the hpf gene encoding ribosome hibernation-promoting factor, HPF/YfiA family, producing the protein MFRYNVRGENIEVTDAIRDYVEKKVGKLERYFNDAPDATAHVNLKVYTEKTAKVEVTIPLPYLVLRAEETSPDLYASVDLVVDKLERQIRKFKTKINRKSRETALPDATTAVFNEEPEEENGSELDIVRTKRLSLKPMDSEEAVLQMNMLGHNFFIFEDAETNGTSIVYRRKDGKYGLIETD; encoded by the coding sequence ATGTTTAGATACAATGTACGCGGCGAAAATATTGAAGTTACGGATGCGATTCGCGACTATGTCGAAAAAAAAGTTGGAAAACTAGAACGTTATTTTAATGACGCACCTGATGCAACAGCACATGTGAATTTGAAAGTTTATACTGAAAAAACAGCAAAAGTTGAAGTAACGATCCCGCTTCCATACTTAGTGTTGCGCGCGGAAGAAACTTCACCAGATCTTTATGCAAGTGTGGATTTAGTGGTTGATAAACTAGAACGTCAAATCCGCAAATTCAAAACGAAGATCAATCGCAAATCACGCGAAACAGCATTACCTGATGCGACTACAGCGGTTTTTAATGAAGAACCGGAAGAAGAAAATGGATCTGAATTAGACATCGTTCGCACCAAACGTCTTTCTCTAAAACCAATGGACAGTGAAGAAGCTGTATTGCAAATGAACATGTTAGGACATAATTTCTTCATTTTTGAAGATGCAGAAACAAATGGCACTAGCATCGTTTATCGTCGTAAAGACGGCAAATACGGTTTGATCGAAACTGACTGA
- a CDS encoding ComF family protein, translating into MRCTWCCQPIIRDLTMTEILLPWLIKPECCHNCRQRLQKISPEDCCSTCMNIEKDCRDCAYWKTIYPEYDFAHKALYRYNTGFQEWLHAYKFLGDYRLRETFAIEIKNYLKKYSDFLICAIPLSEERLAQRGFNQAEELLKAAHIPSVTLLKRKIDLTPQAHKNRRERLAMEQPYELEVPADKIKNKKILLVDDVYTTGRTLFHGAELLLDAGAQQVRTFSLAR; encoded by the coding sequence ATGAGATGTACATGGTGCTGCCAGCCAATCATTCGTGATCTGACAATGACAGAGATTTTACTGCCATGGCTGATCAAGCCTGAATGTTGTCACAACTGTCGCCAGCGTCTGCAAAAGATTTCACCGGAAGATTGCTGCTCCACCTGCATGAATATAGAAAAAGATTGTCGAGATTGCGCCTATTGGAAAACCATCTATCCTGAGTATGATTTTGCCCACAAAGCCCTCTACCGGTATAACACGGGATTTCAAGAATGGCTTCACGCCTATAAATTCTTAGGGGATTATCGGCTAAGGGAAACTTTTGCCATTGAGATCAAAAATTATTTAAAAAAGTATTCGGATTTTTTGATTTGTGCTATTCCATTATCAGAAGAACGTTTGGCACAACGAGGCTTCAATCAAGCAGAAGAGCTGTTGAAAGCCGCGCATATACCATCTGTTACGCTATTAAAAAGAAAGATCGATTTGACACCGCAAGCTCATAAAAATCGTCGTGAACGTCTGGCGATGGAGCAGCCTTATGAATTGGAAGTGCCTGCTGACAAAATCAAAAATAAAAAAATATTATTGGTGGATGATGTGTATACAACAGGCAGAACACTTTTTCATGGTGCCGAGCTCTTGCTCGATGCCGGAGCACAGCAGGTTCGTACTTTTTCACTTGCGCGGTAA
- a CDS encoding DEAD/DEAH box helicase — protein MKEYVGRQQILPKTLADSAKGVVRDGMVEGNQHIQCNRCGARFTKQTVQLPNGNYYCPGCIGFGRITSEDCLVAPLVSLKREAVCFAWEGELTYYQQRTAEKLERQFQDRGKTLVWAVTGSGKTEMLFPLIYRALSEGARVALSSPRIDVCRELFPRLQAVFPKEDILLYHGGAEEDYRETAFLICTTHQLLNFYQCFDLLIIDEIDAFPYEGDERLYFASKQAVKSDGCLVYLTATPSRRLLQEIKETHQIEKIPMRFHQRPLIQPQLIWFNHWEKLPSSVFKLKKFLHYIRMLLRDNRVLVFCPTIVWMEELAKSLKKYLPDKEIECVSSIDENRLEKVQQMRNKQYDVLLSTTILERGVTFSNISVIVIGANHPVFSKSALVQIAGRVDRKGAFNHGQVLFMYDQQTQAIRDACKEIREMNRLAKKWLETI, from the coding sequence ATGAAGGAATACGTCGGAAGACAGCAGATCCTGCCGAAAACATTGGCGGATTCAGCAAAAGGTGTTGTTCGTGATGGAATGGTTGAAGGCAATCAACACATCCAATGCAATCGCTGCGGTGCCCGTTTTACCAAACAAACGGTCCAACTGCCTAATGGGAACTACTATTGTCCGGGATGTATTGGATTTGGCCGGATCACCAGTGAAGATTGTCTGGTGGCACCTCTTGTTTCTTTAAAAAGAGAAGCGGTCTGTTTTGCATGGGAAGGAGAATTGACTTATTATCAGCAGCGAACTGCTGAAAAGCTGGAGCGGCAATTTCAAGATCGGGGCAAGACACTGGTCTGGGCAGTTACTGGTTCAGGAAAAACAGAAATGCTGTTTCCTTTGATCTATCGTGCGTTGTCAGAGGGAGCGCGAGTGGCGCTTTCTTCACCTAGGATCGATGTTTGTCGAGAGTTGTTTCCCCGCTTGCAGGCGGTGTTTCCCAAAGAAGATATCCTGTTGTATCATGGCGGGGCTGAAGAAGATTATCGTGAAACAGCTTTTTTGATTTGTACTACACATCAATTACTGAACTTTTATCAATGTTTTGATTTGTTGATTATTGACGAGATCGATGCGTTTCCTTATGAAGGCGATGAGCGGCTGTATTTTGCCAGTAAGCAGGCAGTGAAATCAGATGGTTGTTTAGTTTATTTGACAGCCACACCTTCTCGACGATTATTGCAGGAGATCAAAGAAACCCATCAAATCGAAAAGATCCCAATGCGTTTTCATCAAAGACCGCTGATCCAGCCGCAATTGATATGGTTCAATCACTGGGAAAAATTACCAAGTTCTGTTTTTAAATTAAAAAAATTCCTGCACTATATCAGAATGCTGTTAAGAGATAATCGGGTCTTAGTATTTTGCCCAACGATTGTGTGGATGGAAGAGCTGGCAAAAAGTTTGAAAAAATATTTGCCGGATAAAGAAATCGAATGTGTTTCTTCGATTGACGAAAACCGTTTGGAGAAAGTTCAACAGATGCGTAACAAGCAGTATGATGTCTTGCTTTCAACCACGATTTTAGAACGAGGAGTGACATTTTCTAATATTTCTGTGATTGTGATAGGAGCCAATCATCCTGTATTCAGCAAATCAGCACTGGTCCAGATAGCAGGACGCGTTGATCGGAAAGGAGCTTTCAATCATGGGCAGGTTTTGTTTATGTATGATCAACAAACTCAAGCAATCAGAGATGCCTGCAAAGAGATCCGTGAAATGAATCGTTTAGCGAAAAAATGGTTGGAAACGATATGA
- a CDS encoding S41 family peptidase — protein MKRVVYGSLSVSLLLFLILYFGGTYIGVALFSRPIYVLPPSTERLARDAFYIMDKHGIFAKENNFKKDIPELMDEVKGAENFEQIIPIINQASKLAGGEHSSYITIDESFGNKYFNENLQTFPKVSNEDGIVTLSLPPFKSSQDSHAEKYVSMALAAFENSNIKGIILDLQGNTGGSMGPMLAAVSSLITDGKVFSYVTNEGEYPYNLQDKVWSYRGKKIFETPSDRKLQDVPVGVLINEQTASAAEATLIALKSNPNVKIFGKPTAGLASGVAIWPLYKEHALAIAGTKTRDIHGNLYGEDPIPPDLVTDEPAKEALAWIKTNFK, from the coding sequence ATGAAACGTGTGGTATATGGTAGTTTGTCAGTTTCTTTACTTCTTTTTCTTATTTTATATTTCGGAGGAACTTATATTGGTGTGGCACTTTTTTCTCGGCCTATATATGTTCTTCCTCCCAGTACGGAACGATTAGCTCGTGACGCATTTTATATCATGGACAAACATGGTATCTTTGCAAAGGAAAATAATTTTAAAAAAGATATCCCTGAGCTTATGGATGAAGTCAAAGGTGCAGAGAATTTTGAACAGATAATTCCCATCATTAATCAGGCGTCGAAACTGGCAGGCGGTGAGCATTCCAGTTATATAACTATCGATGAATCCTTTGGTAATAAATACTTCAACGAAAATTTGCAGACATTTCCTAAAGTCTCTAATGAAGACGGGATCGTCACTTTATCTCTTCCGCCTTTCAAGAGTAGTCAAGACAGCCACGCAGAAAAATATGTCTCGATGGCTTTAGCGGCTTTTGAAAATAGCAACATCAAAGGGATCATCCTCGATCTTCAAGGGAACACAGGTGGATCGATGGGCCCGATGCTTGCTGCTGTTTCAAGTCTGATAACTGATGGCAAAGTTTTTTCTTATGTTACTAATGAAGGAGAGTATCCTTACAATTTGCAGGACAAGGTATGGAGCTATCGAGGTAAAAAGATTTTTGAGACCCCCTCCGACCGAAAACTACAAGATGTCCCGGTGGGTGTTTTGATAAATGAGCAGACCGCTAGTGCGGCGGAAGCGACACTGATCGCTTTGAAAAGCAACCCTAATGTCAAAATATTCGGTAAGCCGACTGCCGGCCTTGCTTCAGGAGTTGCGATTTGGCCTTTGTATAAGGAACATGCGTTAGCAATAGCCGGAACAAAAACTCGGGATATACATGGGAATTTATACGGGGAAGACCCGATCCCTCCAGATCTAGTGACCGATGAGCCTGCTAAAGAGGCGCTTGCTTGGATAAAGACAAATTTTAAATAA
- a CDS encoding PTS sugar transporter subunit IIB, with protein sequence MAKKTIMLVCSAGMSTSLLVTKMQKAAEAKGLDADIFAVSASDADNNLAQKDVNVLLLGPQVRFMKGDFEKRLAPKGIPLDVINMADYGMMNGEKVLQQALTLMGE encoded by the coding sequence ATGGCTAAAAAAACAATTATGTTAGTATGTTCAGCAGGGATGAGTACCAGCCTGTTAGTGACTAAAATGCAAAAAGCGGCAGAAGCTAAAGGATTAGATGCTGATATCTTCGCAGTATCTGCTTCAGACGCTGATAATAATCTTGCTCAAAAGGATGTAAACGTTTTACTTTTAGGACCTCAAGTGCGCTTTATGAAGGGCGACTTTGAAAAACGTCTGGCACCTAAAGGAATTCCGTTAGATGTCATCAACATGGCTGACTACGGCATGATGAACGGTGAAAAAGTCCTGCAACAAGCATTGACGCTGATGGGCGAATAA
- a CDS encoding DUF7662 domain-containing protein — MAKRKKKYDVITHYLKNNGGSQVTLTFTQFDELLFPASGLPRSARTQTDWWANDYKHPEQGAYAWLNAGYEAVHINLEKEFVVFNKLVKSNWLLD, encoded by the coding sequence ATGGCAAAACGCAAGAAAAAATACGATGTGATCACCCATTATTTAAAGAATAATGGCGGTTCGCAAGTTACGTTGACGTTCACTCAATTCGATGAACTGCTGTTTCCTGCTAGCGGTCTGCCTCGCTCTGCCCGGACACAAACGGATTGGTGGGCCAATGACTATAAACACCCGGAACAAGGCGCTTATGCATGGCTCAATGCCGGTTATGAAGCAGTCCATATAAATCTAGAAAAAGAATTTGTTGTTTTTAATAAATTAGTCAAATCCAATTGGCTTCTGGATTGA
- a CDS encoding YigZ family protein — translation MLDEYFTIKEDGQAEIEIKKSRFICTLKRVESEEHAKEFIQSIKKEHWKANHNCSAFLIGEKNEIQRSSDDGEPSGTAGVPMLEVLKKNNLINVAAVVTRYFGGTKLGAGGLIRAYSHAVSNGLQEVGVVHGRLQQEVRVTIAYPLLGKLQNFLEKQAITVSDTSFTTEVIVSCMIDEKQLSHFYDQVTDLLNGAVQFEKGAVSYVETLI, via the coding sequence ATGTTAGACGAATATTTTACCATCAAAGAAGACGGTCAAGCGGAGATCGAGATCAAAAAATCCCGCTTTATCTGTACATTGAAACGAGTGGAATCAGAGGAACACGCAAAAGAATTCATCCAATCGATCAAAAAAGAGCATTGGAAAGCCAACCATAATTGCAGTGCTTTTCTGATCGGCGAAAAAAATGAGATCCAGCGCAGCAGTGATGATGGCGAACCCAGCGGAACTGCCGGTGTCCCGATGTTAGAGGTACTCAAAAAAAATAATCTGATCAATGTCGCGGCAGTGGTCACTCGTTACTTCGGCGGCACCAAATTGGGGGCTGGCGGATTGATCCGCGCATATTCACACGCCGTTTCCAATGGACTGCAAGAAGTCGGTGTCGTGCATGGAAGATTGCAGCAAGAAGTCCGTGTGACGATTGCGTATCCACTTTTAGGCAAGCTGCAAAATTTTTTAGAAAAACAAGCCATCACGGTTTCCGATACCTCTTTCACCACTGAAGTCATCGTCAGCTGTATGATCGATGAAAAACAGCTTTCCCACTTTTACGATCAAGTCACTGATCTGTTGAACGGGGCCGTTCAATTTGAAAAAGGCGCAGTTAGTTACGTAGAGACCTTGATTTAA
- a CDS encoding GntR family transcriptional regulator, which produces MSENLPVYIQIHDQIKRQIEEGVWGIGDRLPSERELAIQFGVSRMTLRQAIQTLADEGILDRKIGSGTYVARQKVQEKMSGTTSFTEIMLSQGKEPSSKVVSYFVTAPSSSEMEKLHLTSEDTILRMERIRYADDLPICFEVASIPEKLIHEFSKAEITKSFYKTLEEKGAKIGDANQTVSAMLASEQIAEYLQIKRGDAILRVRQISYLEDGTPFEYVRTQYVGNRFEFYLER; this is translated from the coding sequence ATGTCTGAGAATTTGCCAGTATATATCCAAATCCATGATCAAATCAAAAGACAAATCGAAGAAGGTGTCTGGGGGATCGGTGATCGACTGCCTTCTGAAAGAGAGCTGGCGATCCAATTCGGTGTCAGTCGAATGACATTGCGGCAAGCTATTCAAACATTAGCAGACGAAGGAATCTTAGATCGTAAAATCGGATCCGGGACATATGTAGCCCGTCAAAAAGTCCAAGAAAAAATGTCGGGGACTACCAGCTTCACTGAGATCATGCTTTCACAAGGGAAAGAACCCTCTAGCAAAGTCGTGTCTTATTTTGTCACAGCACCCAGTTCATCGGAAATGGAAAAACTGCACTTAACAAGCGAGGATACGATTTTGCGGATGGAGCGGATCCGTTATGCCGATGATCTTCCGATTTGTTTTGAAGTGGCAAGCATCCCGGAAAAATTGATCCATGAATTCAGCAAGGCGGAAATCACTAAATCATTTTATAAAACATTAGAAGAAAAAGGTGCAAAAATCGGCGATGCCAATCAAACAGTTTCAGCGATGCTGGCATCGGAGCAGATCGCGGAATATTTGCAGATCAAACGCGGAGATGCGATCTTGCGGGTACGTCAAATTTCTTATCTGGAAGACGGTACACCTTTTGAATATGTACGGACACAATATGTCGGGAACCGCTTTGAATTTTATTTAGAAAGATAA
- a CDS encoding 2-hydroxyacyl-CoA dehydratase, which translates to MNLRAGIDVGSTTVKLVVLDAEDQIIFAKYERHNADIKKAAVKILKEAQEVVKQPLAVAITGSGGIGLAEVLDVPFVQEVIACTRTVEEIIPETDCVIELGGEDAKITFFEGSLEQRMNGSCAGGTGAFIDQMAVLLKTDANGLNELAKNHQTIYPIASRCGVFAKTDVQPLINEGAAKEDIAASIFQAVVNQTITGLAAGRKIKGNVAFLGGPLFFMSELRKRFIETLAILPENVVFPDNPQLFVAMGAAFYAEDAATVTIDELLEKLAINTQEKLKSDHTLPPLFADEQELAAFRARHAQATVKEKQLTQHHGVAFLGIDAGSTTTKVTLIDEEGCILYSYYGNNEGQPLETTIGVLKKLYRKLPKDVFIGKAAITGYGEHLIKNALKVDIGEVETMAHYKAADHFQPGVDFILDIGGQDMKAMTIKDGALSSIQLNEACSSGCGSFIETFAKSLGYQVQEFALAALQAKAPVDLGSRCTVFMNSKVKQVQKEGASIGEISAGLSYSVIKNALYKVIKVRRPEELGEKIVCQGGTFYNEAVLRAFEEISGRQVVRPSISGLMGAYGAALIALENYQIGEESSLLSLAELDLFAAEKEFTHCGRCENNCLLTVTIFSDGRKYITGNRCERGAQIKIKKEDRKINLVEYKYRKLFGYRPLRKKDAIRGVIGIPRVLNMYENYPLWHTFFTDLGFRVELSSRSSKELYEKGIETIPSDTVCYPAKLAHGHIQNLIDRGIHLVFYPGVVFEQKENLYADNHFNCPIVQSYPDVIRNNVDAIREKRADYRNPYLNLANEAAVSEVLYQTFQDLGVSKEEVDKALRHGYEELASFKEDIHQKGEETLALLQQTNQRGIVLSGRPYHLDPEINHGIAEIITQEGFHVLTEDSISHLGDVGNLRVVNQWVYHSRLYAAARVAAKTKNLELVQLNSFGCGLDAVTTDQVEEIMDQYGKIYTVLKIDEGSNMGAIRIRLRSLKAAVKERDKSGHQLGKVIEEPEKIIFTKEMRKKHTLLLPMLSPIHQNGLVDSALKASGYNVVCLPAEDRNAVDVGLKFVNNDACYPAIISIGQLVQALQSGAYDVNNTSVLMTQTGGGCRATNYIPLLRKALKDAGFSNVPVVSISMGNTGVESNPGFKFTLPLLKRLAIAFLYGDLFERVVYRTRPYELKKGQIDSLHQQWLSKVEKNVRNGSFALFNHNMKKIIADFDNVPLSSQVKPKVGVVGEILVKYSPIANNDIVRLLEAEGAEAVVPDIAGFLSYSFYNQIWKYENLGMSKKSKMLAEFAIKMLEQVEKPMDKALRASKRFTGIHSIYQLAEDAEQILSIGNHTGEGWFLTGEMIDLLKSGVDNIVCLQPFGCLPNHVVGKGMIKELRSRFPQANIAAIDYDPGVSLVNQLNRIRLMMATANKHLKEPVASK; encoded by the coding sequence ATGAATTTACGAGCAGGGATCGATGTCGGATCGACAACGGTTAAATTGGTGGTGCTGGACGCAGAAGATCAAATAATTTTTGCGAAATACGAGCGTCATAATGCAGATATCAAAAAAGCCGCTGTAAAAATTTTAAAAGAAGCGCAAGAAGTGGTCAAACAACCGCTAGCAGTTGCAATTACCGGATCAGGTGGAATCGGTTTGGCGGAAGTACTGGATGTCCCGTTTGTCCAAGAAGTGATCGCTTGTACGCGAACGGTGGAAGAAATCATACCAGAAACGGATTGTGTGATCGAGTTAGGCGGAGAAGACGCAAAGATCACGTTTTTTGAAGGATCGCTAGAACAAAGAATGAATGGCAGCTGCGCTGGAGGAACTGGTGCGTTTATCGATCAGATGGCTGTACTCTTGAAGACAGATGCAAACGGGCTCAATGAGCTGGCTAAAAATCATCAAACGATCTATCCTATTGCCTCTCGTTGCGGTGTTTTTGCCAAGACCGATGTTCAGCCGCTGATCAATGAAGGCGCGGCAAAAGAAGATATTGCAGCAAGTATTTTTCAGGCAGTTGTCAATCAAACGATCACCGGTTTAGCAGCAGGAAGAAAAATCAAAGGAAATGTCGCTTTTCTTGGCGGACCGCTGTTTTTTATGTCAGAATTGCGGAAACGCTTTATCGAAACGCTGGCGATCTTGCCGGAAAATGTGGTCTTTCCAGACAATCCACAACTGTTTGTAGCGATGGGGGCGGCCTTTTACGCTGAAGATGCAGCCACTGTCACGATCGATGAGCTGTTGGAAAAGTTGGCTATAAATACGCAGGAAAAGTTGAAATCCGATCATACATTGCCGCCGCTTTTTGCCGATGAACAGGAATTGGCCGCTTTTCGCGCGCGTCATGCTCAAGCGACTGTGAAAGAAAAACAGCTTACACAGCATCACGGTGTCGCGTTTTTAGGAATCGATGCCGGTTCCACAACCACAAAAGTCACACTGATCGACGAAGAAGGATGTATCTTATATTCCTACTACGGTAATAACGAAGGGCAACCATTAGAAACGACGATCGGTGTATTGAAAAAACTCTATCGCAAATTACCGAAAGACGTTTTTATCGGAAAAGCAGCCATCACCGGATACGGCGAACATTTGATCAAGAATGCGTTAAAAGTAGATATCGGGGAAGTAGAAACGATGGCTCATTACAAAGCAGCGGATCATTTTCAACCAGGTGTCGACTTCATTTTGGATATCGGCGGACAAGATATGAAGGCAATGACGATCAAAGACGGTGCGCTTTCGTCTATCCAATTGAACGAAGCCTGCTCTTCAGGGTGCGGTTCATTTATTGAAACCTTCGCTAAGTCGTTAGGCTATCAAGTCCAAGAATTTGCTCTTGCCGCACTGCAAGCAAAAGCACCAGTGGATCTGGGTTCTCGTTGTACTGTATTTATGAATTCGAAGGTCAAACAAGTCCAAAAAGAAGGTGCTTCGATCGGGGAAATCTCTGCGGGACTTTCCTATTCAGTGATCAAAAATGCTTTGTATAAAGTAATCAAAGTCAGACGCCCAGAAGAACTCGGTGAGAAGATCGTATGCCAAGGAGGAACGTTTTACAATGAGGCCGTTTTGCGGGCTTTTGAAGAAATCAGCGGTCGGCAAGTCGTGCGTCCGTCTATTTCGGGATTGATGGGTGCGTATGGTGCCGCATTGATTGCATTGGAAAATTATCAAATCGGCGAAGAAAGCAGTCTGTTATCGTTGGCTGAATTAGACCTGTTTGCCGCGGAAAAAGAATTTACCCATTGCGGTCGTTGTGAAAATAATTGTCTTTTGACAGTCACGATTTTTTCAGACGGTCGAAAATATATCACCGGTAATCGTTGCGAGCGTGGTGCTCAGATCAAAATCAAAAAAGAAGATCGAAAAATCAATTTGGTGGAATATAAATATCGCAAGCTTTTTGGCTATCGTCCCCTTCGAAAAAAAGACGCGATCCGCGGCGTGATCGGAATCCCCCGGGTGCTGAATATGTATGAAAATTATCCGTTGTGGCATACTTTTTTCACTGATTTGGGTTTTCGGGTGGAATTGTCTTCCCGCTCCAGCAAAGAGCTTTATGAAAAAGGTATCGAAACGATTCCTAGCGATACAGTCTGTTATCCCGCGAAACTTGCTCATGGACATATCCAAAACTTGATCGATCGAGGAATCCATCTGGTATTTTATCCCGGAGTAGTCTTTGAACAAAAAGAAAATCTCTACGCGGACAATCATTTCAACTGTCCCATCGTCCAAAGTTATCCCGATGTCATCCGCAACAATGTAGACGCGATTCGTGAAAAACGTGCGGACTATCGCAATCCGTATCTCAATCTGGCAAACGAAGCGGCAGTTTCCGAAGTGTTATACCAAACATTTCAAGATCTCGGAGTTTCCAAAGAAGAAGTCGATAAGGCGCTGCGTCATGGATATGAGGAATTGGCGTCTTTCAAGGAAGATATCCATCAAAAAGGCGAAGAAACACTGGCTTTACTGCAACAAACAAACCAACGGGGGATCGTTCTATCCGGTCGGCCGTATCATTTAGATCCTGAGATCAATCATGGTATTGCTGAGATCATTACTCAAGAAGGATTCCACGTCCTGACAGAAGACAGCATCTCGCATTTAGGTGATGTGGGGAATTTGCGAGTAGTCAATCAATGGGTCTATCATTCTCGATTATATGCGGCCGCGCGAGTAGCTGCTAAAACCAAAAATCTGGAACTGGTTCAATTAAATTCTTTTGGCTGTGGTTTAGATGCAGTAACTACCGATCAAGTCGAAGAAATCATGGATCAATACGGCAAAATCTATACCGTCTTGAAAATCGACGAAGGATCGAACATGGGTGCGATCCGGATCCGCTTGCGTTCTCTTAAAGCAGCTGTCAAAGAACGAGATAAGTCAGGACATCAACTGGGCAAAGTAATAGAAGAACCGGAAAAAATCATTTTCACTAAAGAAATGCGAAAAAAACATACACTGTTGTTGCCGATGCTCAGTCCGATCCATCAAAACGGTTTAGTAGACAGTGCGCTGAAAGCTTCAGGTTATAATGTTGTCTGTCTGCCGGCAGAAGATCGAAACGCTGTGGATGTCGGTTTGAAATTTGTAAATAATGATGCCTGTTATCCCGCGATCATTTCTATTGGACAATTGGTCCAAGCGCTTCAAAGCGGCGCTTACGACGTGAACAATACCAGTGTACTGATGACTCAAACAGGCGGGGGCTGTCGAGCTACCAATTATATCCCGCTGTTGCGCAAAGCGTTGAAAGATGCTGGATTTTCCAATGTGCCGGTGGTTTCTATCTCAATGGGAAATACCGGTGTCGAATCCAATCCGGGCTTTAAATTCACATTACCGTTACTTAAACGCTTGGCGATCGCTTTTTTATACGGTGATCTGTTCGAGCGGGTAGTTTATCGTACCCGACCCTATGAATTGAAAAAAGGACAAATCGACAGTCTGCATCAACAATGGCTGTCAAAAGTCGAGAAAAATGTTCGCAATGGTTCTTTTGCTTTATTCAATCATAATATGAAAAAAATCATCGCTGATTTTGATAATGTGCCGTTATCTTCTCAAGTCAAACCAAAAGTCGGCGTGGTGGGAGAGATCTTGGTGAAATATTCACCCATCGCTAATAACGATATCGTTCGTCTATTAGAGGCAGAAGGTGCCGAAGCGGTAGTTCCGGATATCGCCGGATTTCTAAGCTATTCTTTCTATAACCAAATCTGGAAATACGAAAACTTGGGAATGTCGAAAAAAAGCAAGATGCTGGCTGAATTTGCCATCAAAATGTTGGAACAAGTCGAAAAACCGATGGATAAAGCCTTGCGTGCGTCTAAACGATTCACAGGAATCCATTCGATTTACCAATTAGCAGAAGATGCCGAGCAAATCTTATCTATCGGGAATCATACCGGTGAAGGGTGGTTCTTGACAGGTGAGATGATCGATCTGCTAAAAAGCGGTGTCGACAATATCGTTTGTCTGCAACCATTTGGCTGTCTGCCTAATCATGTGGTGGGCAAAGGAATGATCAAAGAACTTCGCAGCCGGTTCCCGCAAGCAAATATCGCGGCAATCGATTATGATCCCGGTGTTTCATTAGTCAATCAATTAAATCGGATCCGTCTGATGATGGCCACTGCCAATAAGCATCTTAAAGAACCTGTCGCCAGCAAATAA
- a CDS encoding TetR/AcrR family transcriptional regulator, whose product MARKIDLRVKRTNKMIMDAFIKLVEEKGYDQVTIQDIADEAMINRATFYAHYKDKPDLYETIFTQAVTAFTSILDSYELLKNNRIRLKEIEYLLTNIYLTIKQNRAFYLTIMDGAVNESLRKKIAEILTEKYADIFTRLKITENDIEVPLDFIIEYMTSIFFGTLHWWLTTDSEITPQQLAPLVIKLVSNGHLTVLGIQIED is encoded by the coding sequence ATGGCTAGAAAAATCGATCTGCGCGTAAAGCGGACAAATAAAATGATCATGGATGCGTTTATTAAATTGGTGGAGGAAAAAGGGTATGATCAGGTGACGATCCAAGACATCGCAGACGAAGCAATGATCAACCGCGCTACTTTTTACGCCCACTACAAAGATAAGCCGGACCTTTACGAAACGATTTTTACTCAGGCGGTCACTGCATTCACCTCGATCCTTGATTCCTATGAATTACTCAAAAACAACCGCATCAGATTAAAGGAAATCGAATATTTACTGACGAATATTTACCTTACCATCAAGCAAAATCGCGCTTTTTATTTAACGATCATGGATGGCGCAGTCAATGAATCCTTGCGAAAAAAAATCGCTGAGATTTTGACGGAAAAGTACGCAGATATCTTTACTCGTTTGAAGATCACGGAAAATGATATAGAGGTACCCCTTGATTTCATTATCGAATACATGACGTCGATTTTCTTTGGGACACTCCACTGGTGGCTGACCACCGATTCAGAGATCACGCCGCAACAATTAGCTCCCCTCGTCATCAAACTTGTCAGCAACGGACATTTGACTGTTTTGGGTATCCAGATCGAAGACTAA